A region of Phocoena phocoena chromosome 17, mPhoPho1.1, whole genome shotgun sequence DNA encodes the following proteins:
- the LOC136137120 gene encoding thymosin beta-10-like, giving the protein MADKPDMAEIASFDKAKLKTMETQEKNTLPTKETIKQEKQAK; this is encoded by the coding sequence ATGGCAGACAAGCCCGACATGGCGGAAATTGCCAGCTTCGATAAGGCCAAGCTAAAGACGATGGAGACGCAGGAGAAGAACACCCTGCCAACCAAAGAGACCATTAAGCAGGAGAAACAAGCGAAGTGA